In Wolbachia endosymbiont of Spodoptera picta, a single window of DNA contains:
- a CDS encoding Rpn family recombination-promoting nuclease/putative transposase has protein sequence MALSKFLDARNDIAFRRIFGTEKNKDILIHFLNDILDLTDDNKIKDVSFLSPIQDPVIASQKQSIVDVLCVDSIGIKTIIEMQVAKTTGFEKRAQYYAAKAYSSQADVGDQYHDLKGVIFIAIADFILFPNKLAYKSDHITFDKITFEHDLKDFSFTFIELPKFKKREDQLENIIEKWCYFFKHAGETSEEDLKKIIGSDLIIGRAYDELNQYNWSKEERLAYDQAKKRTDDYLSTLEEKLHQGIQIGHQKGKIEGKIEGKIEGKIEVAKNLLKAGISIDVVSQTTGLSFDEIKQLQAEKTS, from the coding sequence ATGGCTCTTTCGAAGTTCCTTGATGCTCGCAATGATATAGCTTTTCGCCGTATTTTTGGTACTGAAAAAAATAAAGACATTCTTATTCACTTTCTTAATGATATATTAGATCTTACCGATGACAACAAGATTAAAGATGTCTCCTTTCTCAGTCCCATTCAAGACCCTGTCATTGCCTCTCAAAAGCAAAGCATTGTTGATGTTCTCTGTGTTGATTCTATAGGGATAAAAACTATAATTGAGATGCAAGTCGCTAAAACTACTGGCTTTGAAAAACGTGCCCAATATTATGCCGCTAAGGCCTATTCAAGTCAAGCTGATGTAGGTGACCAGTATCATGATCTTAAAGGCGTTATCTTTATTGCCATTGCTGATTTCATCTTATTTCCTAATAAGCTGGCTTATAAGTCTGATCATATTACTTTTGATAAGATAACTTTTGAACATGATCTCAAAGACTTTAGTTTTACTTTTATAGAGTTACCTAAATTTAAAAAAAGAGAAGATCAATTAGAAAATATAATAGAGAAATGGTGTTATTTTTTTAAACACGCCGGTGAAACAAGTGAAGAGGATCTAAAAAAAATAATAGGAAGTGATTTAATTATTGGCAGGGCTTATGATGAGCTAAACCAATATAATTGGAGTAAAGAAGAACGTCTTGCTTATGATCAAGCTAAAAAACGTACCGATGATTATTTATCTACCCTTGAAGAAAAACTTCATCAAGGCATCCAAATCGGCCATCAAAAAGGTAAAATTGAAGGTAAAATTGAAGGTAAAATTGAAGGTAAAATTGAAGTTGCAAAAAATTTACTTAAAGCTGGCATCTCTATTGACGTTGTATCGCAAACTACAGGTCTTTCTTTCGATGAGATCAAACAGTTACAAGCAGAAAAGACCTCATAG
- a CDS encoding helix-turn-helix domain-containing protein, translating into MTNISIRYQIAQKVRSWRLKRKYTLKDLVDKTSINYHTLIRYEQGTCGIPTEKLKILAEALSIPIRNLFPRRKVLKEDSCFDKVKTEEMYNFIEKTGGHKAIYAFVRAEEESNINMPMLVENYL; encoded by the coding sequence ATGACAAACATCTCGATAAGGTACCAGATAGCACAAAAAGTAAGGAGCTGGAGGTTAAAGAGAAAATATACTCTAAAAGACTTAGTAGACAAAACAAGCATAAACTATCATACATTAATAAGATACGAGCAAGGAACATGTGGCATTCCAACTGAAAAGTTAAAAATCCTAGCAGAGGCGTTATCAATTCCTATTAGAAATCTCTTTCCAAGACGAAAAGTACTAAAAGAAGATAGTTGTTTCGACAAAGTCAAGACCGAGGAAATGTATAATTTCATAGAAAAAACAGGAGGACACAAAGCAATTTATGCATTTGTCCGAGCTGAAGAAGAAAGTAATATAAACATGCCGATGCTAGTAGAGAATTATTTATAA